The following nucleotide sequence is from Armatimonadota bacterium.
CATACACCTTCTCGCCGGCTTGCTCCTTGCAATTGCAACATTTCTTGTGTTTTGTCGGGTGCTAAGCCATGATTTCATTAACTTTGACGATGGTGTTTATGTCTATTCGAATGCTAATATCAAAGAGCTGACGTTTCAAAGTATTGGATGGGCATTCAAAACAATGCAAGCGTCCAATTGGCATCCTCTTACATGGATTTCGCATATAATTGACTATCAACTTTTTGGTTTAAAGGCGGCCGGCCATCACTTCACGAGTCTTCTACTCCACATTATGAATTCCCTTCTGCTTCTGTATATCCTAAACCGTATGTCTGGCTCATTTTGGCGAAGTATTTTTGTGGCCACATTATTTGCGCTTCATCCGCTTCATGTGGAATCGGTGGCCTGGGTCGCTGAGAGGAAAGATGTCCTAAGCACCTTGTTCTGGATGCTCACAATATGGGCTTATTTGAGATATGTCCAATCACCCAAAATTAAAACTTATATTCTCGTAATAATCTTGTTTTCGCTTGGTCTTATGTCCAAGCCAATGCTCGTAACCCTCCCATTTGTGCTCCTTCTACTTGACTACTGGCCGCTTTGCCGTACTACGCTTAGTCACCGTCATTCACAAGTTGCTTTTCCCGTCGGGGTCAAAAAACTTTTGTTAGAGAAAACGCCCCTGTTCTTCCTGTCAGCAACTTCGTGCGCTATTACATACATTGTTCAGCAAAAAAGTGGAGCAGTGATTCCCTCTGAACGACTGCCTTTCAGCATTCGGCTGGAAAACGCCATAGTTTCATACCTTGCTTATATTTTTAAGATGGTGTGGCCTGCTAAGTTAGCTATCTTTTACCCTCATCCAATGGCTGGCTTACCTATATGGCAAGTACTTGGCACTAGTGTGATTCTAATCACAGCTTCGTTTCTCGCAATCATTGTTCTTAAGAAATACCCCTACATATGCGTAGGATGGTTTTGGTACCTTGGAACGCTTATACCAGTAATTGGCCTTGTCCAAGTTGGAACACAGGCAATAGCTGATAGGTATACATATATTCCACTTATAGGGATCTTCATAATAATTGCCTGGGGGATACCGGATTTTATAGCACGCCTCGAAGAGCATAGAATAAGCAGGGTAACAACGAGAAGAATATATTCTCCTCATCAGTTTCATTTATCTTTTCTACAGTTCATCGCATATATTTCTATTATTGCTTTTAGTGTATGTACATGGCTTCAATTAGGATATTGGAAGAACAGCATAACAATATTTAAGCGTGCTATTGCCGTTACTGGTGAGAATAGCGTAGCACAATATAATTTAGGAGTTGCTTTTGCCGCTCAAAACAAACCTGCTCTGGCACTTCCTCATTTTGAGGAAGCCGTGCGAATAGACCCATTCAATTTTTTCGCCCGC
It contains:
- a CDS encoding tetratricopeptide repeat protein, with the protein product MKFERRIHLLAGLLLAIATFLVFCRVLSHDFINFDDGVYVYSNANIKELTFQSIGWAFKTMQASNWHPLTWISHIIDYQLFGLKAAGHHFTSLLLHIMNSLLLLYILNRMSGSFWRSIFVATLFALHPLHVESVAWVAERKDVLSTLFWMLTIWAYLRYVQSPKIKTYILVIILFSLGLMSKPMLVTLPFVLLLLDYWPLCRTTLSHRHSQVAFPVGVKKLLLEKTPLFFLSATSCAITYIVQQKSGAVIPSERLPFSIRLENAIVSYLAYIFKMVWPAKLAIFYPHPMAGLPIWQVLGTSVILITASFLAIIVLKKYPYICVGWFWYLGTLIPVIGLVQVGTQAIADRYTYIPLIGIFIIIAWGIPDFIARLEEHRISRVTTRRIYSPHQFHLSFLQFIAYISIIAFSVCTWLQLGYWKNSITIFKRAIAVTGENSVAQYNLGVAFAAQNKPALALPHFEEAVRIDPFNFFARYNLGKALDETGRYSEAEEQFRAAILLNPNDADSHNNLACVLLEQGRYDEAIAEYKEAIRLKPNDSLIRNNMVSALIKRGDLSEALKQYTKALRINPNDPFAHYNMGNMMVKQQKWNEAIRHFSEAVRLKPDYADAYYNLGVTYQTIGNLDKAYQAYQQAIRAKPGFGKPHNNMAVILYTLGDYAGAWREVELYIKWGGCPHPGFIKALSEKMPKPPN